The genomic stretch AAATCTCAGTATACTTGCTATTTTTTTTACTAAGCGGTGTGATATGTACTGCACTCAAGTTTAAAATTAGGAACAAGAGGATAGTTGAGGAATTAAAAAACCATCAATACATTGGTATGAAGCTTAATCTCAAGATTCATCGCTATTGATTCGCCATTTGGTTGCCATTTGCTTGTCATTTGGTCGCCATTTAGTTAGTTTTTTTATCTTTCTCAGATCTAGTTTTTATCTCCTGCAATGATGAATCCTGCCAATCGTGGTTTGAGTGCAGTTTTAACTCGCATTACCAATAAATTACAACAAGACTCGTTAGTTCATGATGCCCTACACGAACTAAGGCAGTTTCTTGATGTTGATCGTGTCGCTTTGTACTATTTTTATTCCCATTGGAAAGGTCAGGTGACGTTTGAGGCTTTAAGCGATCACAGGTATTCGATCATTTGTTCGACGGGGGCTGATGAATGTTTTAAGCGGGAATATGCTGATCTATATTTAGCTGGGCGGATCTATTATGCTGACGATATTGAAACTGCGCCAATTAGCGATTGTCATCGAGACTTTTTGAAAGAGCTTCAAGTGCGCTCCAATTTGGTTGCGCCAGTGCTAAATTATGGCAAGTTATGGGGTCTACTAGTGGCTCATCATTGCCAAGAAGTGAAGAAGTGGCAGCCTTCAGATATTGTGCTTATGCGTCAATATTCGCAAGGCTTATCCGCAGCTCCTTCAATCCAGAGTGAATCGGACAATTTCTAGATATTTCTAGATAGGGTATAGCTGGTGATGAGTTGCTCAAACCATTTTTCTAAGCGATCGCCCCATACTTCTAGGGAATATTCTTCCTCTAATTGCTGACGACAGGCTAAGCGATCAATGGTTTCTAATTTGGAAACTGCTTCAATCAGTCCAGCGACACTTCCCATATCCACAAGAAATCCTGTCTTGCCATGACGCACAATTTCTGTGAGTCCGCCGCTACGATAGGAAATCACAGGTACTCCACAGGCAAAGGCTTCGATCGCCGCATTACCAAAAGCCTCGATCCAGCGTGGTGTCATTAATAAAGCACTCGATTGACCTAACTTTTGCTGTAACTCATGGGTAGACAAAAATCCTTCATAATGAATTTCTGCCTTCGGGAAATCGTTTTGAATCTGTTGCCAATAGGCTTGATCTTGAATAAGACCAAATACTCGTAGCGGTAAACCTGTGGCTTGAGCAGTTTCGGCGGCATCCTCTAGTCCCTTTTCAGGAGAGATGCGTCCGACCCATGCCAGACTAGGTTTTTCTGGCTTTGCCACAAAATTGTATTGGGTGACATCAATGCCTTTTCCCATAATCATCAAGCGATCGCCATCGCTAAAGGTATCGGCACAGGCGCGAGTATTAACAGCGATCGCCTGTGGACAAAGCTTGACTGTTTTGCTGACCATCGCATCGATCACGGGCGAGAGGGATGACATACTAATCCAATGGGCGATCGGGCGATGGAAGAATGGTGTGAGATATAGCGGTAGCCAATCGTAGGCAAAATTGAATAATAAATCAAACTGATCTTGGACTTCCCTCGCGTAACTCCACATATTTTCGAGAACGGAATCTTGCGGCAATACGACCATATCTGTTCCGACTTGAGTTTGGGCGGAAACTTGGCTATTGCCTGCTATTGGGGTTAGTTTCGTGACATTGGTAACAGAACCTTCAGGAGCAACGATTTCCACTTCATGACCTTTTGCCATGAGCGCTTTGGCTGCATTCTGAAGAGTTAATTCTACGCCGCCCCCAATTCCAGAACCTAATGCACCTACGGGAGTAGATAAAAACAGTAACCGATATTTTTTATTCATCTCTTTATTCTTACAGTAATAACCGCAAAGAAATTTTTAAAAGCGTTGCAAAGCAACGCTTTTAAAAATTTCTTTGCGCTATAAAATAAGGGTCGCGCTTTGCGCGACCCTTATTTTATTTTATACCCATTAATCCTTTTGTGAGGCGCTTTACCGCAGCCCCAGCGACATCACGATAACGTAACTCACCACAGAGAATCTTGCCCATGCGTTGGCTCGCACTGGGACGCTTCACTCCCATTTTGTAGCCAAAACTGGGAATGCGATAGAAAATATTGGCAATGCGCTGCGCCCACACCATATCTTCACCCCATTCTTCATGGACTCTCTGGGTATATTGCTTTAGAGCATCGGTATTGCCACCGATCGCTTCATCGATCGCTTGCCCTGCAAACATGCCTGTTAACAGGGAAGGACGAATTCCCTCGGCAGTAAAGGGATCGACTATACAGGCGGATTCTCCTGTGAGAATCGCATTTTGGGTATGTAGCGGTTGATTGCCATCCCATAAACAGAGTGGATGTCCATATTGCTTAATGGAAGTGATGTCGATACCAAACTTTTGGGCATAGGCAGCACCAATCTCTTTGAGGTTTTGCTTCTCACCACCAAGGAATGTACCTGCACCAATGGAATATCCATCAGCTTTAGGGAAGTTCCAAATATAGCCATTTTGGACAGAGCCAAAGTCAAAATGAGCGGCACTCACATCGGGTGCTGAATGGGGCGCTTCGACTTCAAGGGCTGCCCCCATGCGACGTTTTCTTTCTTTAAATCCTAGCCATTTTGCCATTGTGCCTTTTGCACCATCAGCAGCGATTAGATATTTTGCTTCAAAGACTTCATTTTCGGTTTTGACTAACCAGCGATCGCTTTTCCATTCAATTCCTGTAACGCCAGTATTGTCGCGGAGTTCTACGCCTAATTTTTGGGCTTGTTGGACGAGGTAATGATCAAAGACATCGCGGCGCACCATCCACACTGGTTCTTTAGTTTCTAATGCGACCAGTTCGGGATCG from Pseudanabaena sp. Chao 1811 encodes the following:
- a CDS encoding GAF domain-containing protein; translated protein: MMNPANRGLSAVLTRITNKLQQDSLVHDALHELRQFLDVDRVALYYFYSHWKGQVTFEALSDHRYSIICSTGADECFKREYADLYLAGRIYYADDIETAPISDCHRDFLKELQVRSNLVAPVLNYGKLWGLLVAHHCQEVKKWQPSDIVLMRQYSQGLSAAPSIQSESDNF
- a CDS encoding glycosyltransferase family 4 protein, with protein sequence MNKKYRLLFLSTPVGALGSGIGGGVELTLQNAAKALMAKGHEVEIVAPEGSVTNVTKLTPIAGNSQVSAQTQVGTDMVVLPQDSVLENMWSYAREVQDQFDLLFNFAYDWLPLYLTPFFHRPIAHWISMSSLSPVIDAMVSKTVKLCPQAIAVNTRACADTFSDGDRLMIMGKGIDVTQYNFVAKPEKPSLAWVGRISPEKGLEDAAETAQATGLPLRVFGLIQDQAYWQQIQNDFPKAEIHYEGFLSTHELQQKLGQSSALLMTPRWIEAFGNAAIEAFACGVPVISYRSGGLTEIVRHGKTGFLVDMGSVAGLIEAVSKLETIDRLACRQQLEEEYSLEVWGDRLEKWFEQLITSYTLSRNI
- a CDS encoding geranylgeranyl reductase family protein, whose product is MYDCIVVGAGPSGGSASYHLAKRGRSVLLLEKESLPRYKPCGGGVSPMVQEWFDFDFSPAVSLTVSNIRYTWQMGDPELVALETKEPVWMVRRDVFDHYLVQQAQKLGVELRDNTGVTGIEWKSDRWLVKTENEVFEAKYLIAADGAKGTMAKWLGFKERKRRMGAALEVEAPHSAPDVSAAHFDFGSVQNGYIWNFPKADGYSIGAGTFLGGEKQNLKEIGAAYAQKFGIDITSIKQYGHPLCLWDGNQPLHTQNAILTGESACIVDPFTAEGIRPSLLTGMFAGQAIDEAIGGNTDALKQYTQRVHEEWGEDMVWAQRIANIFYRIPSFGYKMGVKRPSASQRMGKILCGELRYRDVAGAAVKRLTKGLMGIK